The Nocardioides panzhihuensis genome has a segment encoding these proteins:
- a CDS encoding phospholipid carrier-dependent glycosyltransferase, with protein sequence MHSDTQADRAEALLPKRLLAAMVLVAIFALSLSSYVALTRSFQYQTRDEGPNAGYAVELAAGRLPTIDTPVTTDAHRYPLVVEGLGTMADEPHRHIWTANHPPLYYLMSLPFVATAKALDAPQVMVVGMRLINAVGSALCILLVGLIAFELTRRPATAFLATGISASCTVLVTAGGHIANDGVAVAASSLMLLGTIKIIDRGLSRKRLALVAFAGVAAASAKAPGVLTVVLCGAAIALALYLEDRSRRGALRALVASGVATAVPGLATGWFYVRNIILYGDPTATEALLSKFEREPNGTWWQVATDASLWVDWFERLWAPLLAERFVVVVDALAVVAVTGLLVLFLRGRTARSTGAGWRSSGWLLLGAHALVVLGNLIGFVASGGNANDRYLMPLMPLLASSLAIGLIAIVDVIPIGSPLTRVHLAAAAITLALGVYGFMIFDWFVSSKIYGGRLPNSESRGAEVVVAAGLMCGLVAVCLVAWSAKPSTARQTQRSSQT encoded by the coding sequence ATGCACTCCGACACGCAAGCGGATCGTGCAGAGGCGCTTCTCCCGAAGCGGCTGCTGGCCGCGATGGTGCTGGTCGCGATCTTCGCGCTGAGCCTGAGCAGCTATGTCGCGCTGACTCGCTCGTTCCAGTACCAGACCCGTGACGAGGGACCGAACGCCGGCTACGCCGTCGAGCTGGCCGCGGGACGCCTGCCCACGATCGACACGCCCGTGACGACTGACGCGCACCGATATCCCTTGGTCGTCGAGGGACTGGGCACCATGGCGGACGAGCCGCATCGCCATATCTGGACCGCCAACCACCCTCCGCTCTACTACCTGATGTCGCTGCCGTTCGTGGCCACGGCCAAGGCGCTCGACGCACCTCAGGTGATGGTCGTCGGGATGCGCCTCATCAATGCCGTCGGGTCCGCGCTGTGCATCCTGCTGGTGGGCCTGATCGCCTTCGAGCTGACCCGGCGACCGGCGACCGCATTCCTGGCCACCGGCATCAGTGCCTCCTGCACCGTTCTGGTCACCGCCGGTGGGCACATCGCCAACGACGGGGTCGCGGTCGCGGCTTCATCGCTCATGTTGCTGGGCACGATCAAGATCATCGACCGCGGCCTGTCCCGAAAGCGGCTCGCCCTGGTGGCGTTCGCGGGAGTCGCCGCGGCGAGCGCGAAGGCACCCGGCGTCCTGACGGTCGTCCTGTGTGGCGCGGCGATCGCGCTGGCTCTTTACCTGGAGGACCGCTCCCGGCGCGGGGCACTCCGCGCGCTGGTGGCCTCGGGCGTGGCCACCGCAGTGCCCGGGCTGGCCACAGGATGGTTCTACGTCCGCAACATCATCCTCTACGGCGACCCGACCGCGACCGAGGCACTGCTGAGCAAGTTCGAGCGTGAGCCGAACGGGACCTGGTGGCAGGTCGCAACGGATGCCTCACTCTGGGTGGACTGGTTCGAGCGTCTGTGGGCGCCGTTGCTGGCGGAAAGGTTCGTCGTGGTCGTCGACGCGCTCGCCGTCGTCGCTGTCACAGGGCTTCTCGTGCTGTTCCTTCGCGGGAGGACCGCCAGGTCGACAGGTGCCGGCTGGCGGAGCTCGGGATGGTTGCTGCTCGGGGCACACGCGTTGGTCGTGCTGGGGAACCTGATCGGTTTCGTAGCCAGCGGAGGCAACGCCAACGACCGCTATCTGATGCCGCTCATGCCGCTTCTGGCTTCCAGCCTCGCGATCGGTCTCATCGCCATCGTCGATGTGATCCCGATCGGCTCGCCCCTGACCCGGGTTCACCTGGCTGCGGCCGCGATCACCCTGGCGCTAGGCGTGTACGGGTTCATGATCTTCGACTGGTTCGTGAGCTCGAAGATCTACGGCGGCCGCCTTCCGAACTCCGAGTCGCGGGGTGCCGAGGTCGTGGTCGCGGCCGGGCTGATGTGTGGTCTGGTCGCCGTCTGCCTCGTGGCCTGGTCTGCCAAGCCGAGCACCGCGCGGCAAACGCAACGATCGAGCCAGACGTAG